In one Streptomyces sp. NBC_01241 genomic region, the following are encoded:
- a CDS encoding LolA family protein — protein sequence MAPNDSVESNGGTRGTAVGRRKAARYIVPVAVAGVAAATIGLVPALASTGDPDLPKITAQQLIEKIAASDTQQLSGTVKISTDLGIPSLGGLAGSFAQGGGSGGKGESGADPQSRMTELASGTHTLRVAADGPDKQRVSILDNAAEYSLIHNGDQVWAYDSKSNEAYHATENRAGTEHRAGQKPGEKSGHATPAPEGVPTTPKALAEQVLKAAGPTTSVTVDGTAQVAGRDAYKLLIKPRQSGSTIRSVTVAVDAQNGVPLKFTLLPSSGGKAVVDAGFTKVDFSKPAASSFTFTPPKGAKVTEADDAKAQRKADGAEGLGMFPGAEGLGAGGADSKDMKVIGEGWNAIAEIRTPGGTGLPSKASGDVPAEAQQFLDSLGDKVSGPFGSGTVFKTRLVNALVTDDGKVYVGAVTPDALVKAANDAS from the coding sequence ATGGCACCGAACGACAGCGTTGAGAGCAACGGCGGGACCAGGGGCACCGCCGTCGGCCGCCGCAAGGCGGCGCGCTACATCGTCCCGGTCGCGGTGGCGGGAGTGGCGGCTGCGACGATCGGGCTCGTTCCGGCGCTCGCGAGTACCGGTGACCCCGATCTGCCGAAGATCACCGCGCAGCAGCTCATCGAGAAGATCGCCGCTTCGGACACCCAGCAGCTCTCGGGCACGGTGAAGATCAGCACGGACCTGGGCATTCCGTCGCTCGGCGGTCTGGCCGGCTCCTTCGCCCAGGGCGGTGGCAGCGGCGGCAAGGGAGAATCGGGCGCCGATCCGCAGTCGAGGATGACGGAGCTGGCGTCGGGCACGCACACCCTGCGGGTGGCCGCCGACGGCCCCGACAAGCAGCGGGTGTCGATCCTGGACAACGCGGCGGAGTACAGCCTGATCCACAACGGCGATCAGGTCTGGGCGTACGACAGCAAGTCCAATGAGGCCTATCACGCCACCGAGAACCGGGCCGGGACCGAGCACCGGGCCGGGCAGAAGCCCGGCGAGAAGTCCGGGCACGCGACCCCGGCCCCCGAGGGCGTGCCGACCACGCCCAAGGCGCTCGCGGAGCAGGTCCTGAAGGCCGCGGGCCCCACCACCTCGGTGACGGTCGACGGCACGGCGCAGGTCGCCGGACGTGACGCGTACAAGCTGCTCATCAAGCCCAGGCAGAGCGGCTCCACGATTCGTTCGGTCACGGTCGCGGTCGACGCGCAGAACGGTGTGCCGCTGAAGTTCACGCTGCTTCCGAGCAGCGGTGGCAAGGCCGTCGTCGACGCCGGGTTCACCAAGGTCGACTTCTCGAAGCCGGCCGCCTCCTCGTTCACGTTCACCCCGCCCAAGGGTGCCAAGGTGACCGAGGCCGACGACGCGAAGGCGCAGCGGAAGGCCGACGGGGCCGAGGGCCTGGGCATGTTCCCGGGTGCCGAAGGACTGGGCGCCGGCGGCGCGGACAGCAAGGACATGAAGGTCATCGGCGAGGGCTGGAACGCGATCGCCGAGATCCGGACCCCGGGCGGCACCGGACTCCCCTCGAAGGCGTCGGGTGACGTACCGGCCGAGGCACAGCAGTTCCTGGACTCGCTGGGCGACAAGGTCTCCGGTCCGTTCGGCTCGGGCACGGTCTTCAAGACCCGCCTGGTCAACGCGCTGGTGACGGACGACGGCAAGGTGTACGTCGGCGCGGTCACCCCGGACGCGCTGGTCAAGGCGGCCAACGACGCCTCCTGA